The Allocatelliglobosispora scoriae genome contains a region encoding:
- a CDS encoding ABC transporter permease, with the protein MTQPIAYAAGPWASVRRALAVSARNVAAASHPSYLWVLLSGLFEPAFYLFSIGLGVGSLVGSITVDGEAVSYVRFVAPAMLAASVMNGAMSEATFNFFTKLRMMRLHDATACTPVSSTEMVLGEVLWSVARGAVHSIPFLVLMQLMGLIDAAQIPGLFVVTLLTGFAFGALGAAISTFLRGTHDFDRVNLFTFVMFVFSGTFAPVSEYPLFLGPLAQATPLWQAVALTRDLSTGTFGWDSALHCGYLVVLAVLAMAVASRRMERTLRG; encoded by the coding sequence ATGACCCAACCCATCGCGTACGCCGCCGGCCCCTGGGCCAGCGTGCGACGGGCGCTCGCCGTCTCCGCCCGCAACGTCGCAGCGGCGAGCCACCCCTCCTACCTCTGGGTCCTCCTGTCGGGGCTCTTCGAACCGGCCTTCTACCTCTTCTCCATCGGCCTCGGCGTCGGGTCGCTGGTCGGGTCGATCACCGTGGACGGCGAAGCGGTCTCCTACGTCAGGTTCGTGGCGCCGGCGATGCTCGCCGCCTCGGTCATGAACGGGGCGATGTCGGAGGCGACCTTCAACTTCTTCACCAAGCTGCGGATGATGCGGCTGCACGACGCGACCGCGTGCACCCCGGTCAGCTCCACCGAGATGGTACTGGGCGAGGTGCTGTGGTCCGTGGCGCGAGGCGCGGTCCACTCGATCCCGTTCCTCGTCCTCATGCAGCTGATGGGCCTGATCGACGCGGCGCAGATCCCCGGGCTCTTCGTGGTGACCCTGCTGACCGGGTTCGCCTTCGGCGCGCTCGGCGCGGCGATCTCCACCTTCCTGCGCGGCACCCACGACTTCGACCGGGTCAACCTCTTCACCTTCGTGATGTTCGTCTTCTCCGGCACGTTCGCCCCGGTCTCGGAGTACCCGCTCTTCCTCGGCCCGCTCGCGCAGGCGACACCGCTGTGGCAGGCGGTCGCCCTAACCCGGGACCTGTCCACCGGGACGTTCGGGTGGGATTCGGCGCTGCACTGCGGCTATCTGGTGGTGCTGGCCGTGCTGGCGATGGCGGTGGCGAGCCGTCGGATGGAGCGGACGCTGCGCGGCTGA
- a CDS encoding DUF6896 domain-containing protein, whose protein sequence is MHFAHAAARFRGWRQYGRSDGGADLASLHRAVIQRRAGRKWQLPSGVHYSVHDSGCYIKGKDGAVIDIDIAADGQTLVSTLIEFFGSRSRYVLGGIRW, encoded by the coding sequence ATTCATTTCGCGCATGCAGCAGCTCGCTTCAGAGGTTGGCGCCAGTATGGCCGATCTGACGGGGGTGCAGATCTCGCTTCATTGCATCGAGCTGTAATTCAGCGAAGAGCTGGCCGCAAGTGGCAGTTGCCAAGCGGTGTACACTATTCCGTTCATGACTCGGGCTGCTACATCAAAGGCAAAGACGGTGCTGTAATTGATATAGATATTGCAGCTGATGGCCAAACGCTGGTTTCGACGCTCATAGAATTCTTTGGTTCGCGGAGTCGATACGTGCTCGGGGGAATACGCTGGTGA
- a CDS encoding polymorphic toxin-type HINT domain-containing protein: MAGGSVFHRIDTDELKAANGTSLAKIDYGFDNNGNLTSKQAVNLGQAGTVDNTYTYDAANRLKTWQRNSGTPTAYEYDKAGNRTKAGGNEFWYDQRNRLDHDLFADYGYTPRGTLATRDDGAQILDTQSDAYGQAITQEYNGGTQTYSYDALGRAVITGHRYSGLGNDLAADTTAQYIRDPAGALVGARSGATAQYTWTDLHTDVVAQYEATGTAVAGSRSYDPYGIPDPIVGSVIGNLGYQSEWTDPSTKRVNMHARWYDPKTGQFDSRDTVANSPVPNSANANRYAYANDNPLTGTDPSGHQRDAHDDGAGGCKEIGVCYFQMQQRIQDNKDKKDREDEIRLNNLLPACQRPGMTKMVGCTKYQEPCPRQADSKENYLKNCTYYRTYADGNTSFNGGPAIKVDPNDASEIAQQIDQLAEAFGGYGQSNDPLARAVITALVIDAAINGAQNTKTALAEKGEALACEKDWKCRNSGTLTTLATVATAIGCVALGVATAGLGAVACAVAAGAATSVASEWMNHRLDSWSDVLNAAALGGASGLLSAVTGGVGGAVAGLIARPVLARLTTNLITRALGGALVGGLSSAIGDYLATGHIDPLSVAFGALGGAFTGGRAKAACSKHSFAPDTEVLMADGSSKPISEVEIGDEVSATDPESGLTTGQAVTAVHNNQDTDLTDVSVSVADAQQAGDENHVGASTALLHTTQHHPFWDATDQAWVNAADLKPGHKLVAPDGKTRQVVAVRNFTGNREMRDLTVDNFHTYYVVAGDAQVLVHNCGEGNVSDEVMNDHILPRHDAGHPDAGKWTEKSKFEDWVKPSHIRNWARLAMSKPMERMNIGTGNAHQHVLQIKSRHPIGYDKDGNDLFSIEVWVRNGEVESVHPN; this comes from the coding sequence GTGGCCGGAGGATCGGTTTTCCACCGTATCGACACCGATGAGCTCAAGGCCGCCAACGGAACGTCGCTCGCGAAGATCGACTATGGGTTCGACAACAACGGCAACCTGACCTCGAAGCAGGCGGTCAACCTCGGCCAGGCCGGCACGGTCGACAACACCTACACCTACGACGCTGCGAATCGCCTCAAGACCTGGCAGCGCAACAGCGGTACGCCGACCGCGTACGAGTATGACAAGGCAGGCAACAGGACCAAGGCCGGCGGCAACGAGTTCTGGTACGACCAGCGCAACCGCCTCGACCATGATCTGTTCGCCGACTACGGCTACACGCCTCGCGGGACACTGGCCACCCGTGATGACGGTGCTCAGATCCTGGACACCCAGTCCGACGCATACGGCCAGGCCATCACGCAGGAGTACAACGGCGGCACCCAGACCTACTCCTATGACGCCCTGGGCCGTGCCGTCATCACCGGTCACCGCTACTCCGGTCTCGGCAACGACCTCGCCGCCGACACCACCGCCCAGTACATCCGCGACCCGGCCGGGGCTCTCGTCGGCGCTCGTTCCGGCGCGACCGCCCAGTACACCTGGACGGACCTGCACACCGATGTCGTCGCCCAGTACGAGGCCACCGGCACCGCCGTAGCCGGATCGCGTTCCTACGACCCCTATGGCATACCCGACCCGATCGTCGGTTCTGTCATCGGCAACCTCGGCTACCAGTCGGAGTGGACGGATCCGAGCACCAAGCGCGTCAACATGCACGCCCGCTGGTACGACCCGAAAACCGGGCAGTTCGACTCCCGCGACACCGTCGCGAACAGCCCAGTCCCCAACAGCGCCAACGCCAACCGGTACGCCTACGCCAACGACAACCCGCTGACCGGCACGGACCCCAGCGGACACCAGCGCGACGCGCACGATGATGGTGCCGGTGGTTGCAAAGAAATAGGCGTCTGCTATTTCCAGATGCAGCAGCGCATCCAGGATAATAAGGACAAGAAGGACCGAGAAGACGAGATCCGTCTCAACAACCTGCTGCCCGCGTGCCAACGACCCGGCATGACCAAGATGGTCGGCTGCACCAAATACCAGGAACCCTGCCCGCGCCAGGCCGACAGCAAGGAGAACTACCTCAAGAACTGTACCTACTACCGCACCTATGCCGACGGCAACACGTCGTTCAACGGGGGACCCGCCATCAAGGTGGACCCCAATGACGCCAGCGAGATCGCCCAGCAAATCGACCAACTGGCCGAGGCCTTCGGCGGGTACGGCCAGAGCAACGACCCGCTCGCCCGAGCGGTCATCACGGCGCTGGTCATCGACGCAGCCATCAACGGAGCCCAGAACACCAAGACCGCGCTTGCCGAAAAGGGTGAGGCGCTGGCGTGTGAGAAAGACTGGAAGTGCCGGAACTCAGGCACGCTGACCACGCTCGCCACCGTCGCCACCGCGATCGGCTGCGTCGCGCTGGGTGTCGCCACGGCAGGCCTCGGCGCGGTCGCTTGCGCCGTGGCAGCAGGTGCAGCCACCAGCGTGGCCTCGGAGTGGATGAACCACCGGCTCGACTCCTGGAGCGACGTCCTCAACGCGGCTGCGCTGGGCGGTGCATCCGGACTCCTCAGCGCAGTCACGGGAGGGGTCGGCGGAGCGGTCGCCGGTCTCATCGCTCGTCCGGTCCTCGCCCGGCTCACCACCAACCTGATCACTCGCGCCCTGGGCGGCGCGCTGGTGGGCGGATTGTCGAGCGCCATCGGGGATTACCTCGCCACCGGTCATATCGATCCGCTCAGTGTCGCCTTCGGTGCCTTGGGCGGTGCGTTTACCGGTGGACGGGCCAAGGCGGCGTGCAGCAAGCACAGTTTTGCGCCGGACACCGAAGTACTCATGGCCGACGGGTCCAGTAAGCCCATCAGCGAGGTCGAGATCGGCGACGAGGTCAGCGCGACTGATCCCGAGTCCGGCTTGACCACCGGGCAAGCGGTCACTGCGGTGCACAACAACCAGGACACGGACCTCACCGACGTCTCCGTCTCCGTTGCTGATGCACAGCAGGCTGGCGATGAGAACCATGTCGGCGCCTCGACCGCATTGCTGCACACCACGCAACACCACCCGTTCTGGGATGCGACGGATCAGGCATGGGTCAACGCCGCCGACCTGAAGCCGGGGCACAAGCTGGTGGCGCCGGACGGGAAGACCCGGCAGGTGGTCGCCGTCCGCAACTTCACGGGGAACCGCGAGATGCGCGACCTCACCGTGGACAACTTCCACACGTACTACGTGGTCGCAGGCGACGCGCAGGTCCTCGTACACAACTGCGGGGAGGGGAACGTTTCCGATGAAGTAATGAATGACCACATCCTTCCCCGCCACGACGCGGGTCATCCAGACGCCGGGAAATGGACAGAAAAGTCGAAATTCGAGGACTGGGTTAAGCCAAGCCACATTCGCAACTGGGCCAGGTTGGCAATGAGTAAGCCCATGGAAAGAATGAACATTGGCACCGGTAATGCCCATCAGCATGTGTTGCAGATCAAAAGCCGCCATCCTATCGGATACGATAAGGATGGGAATGACCTCTTCTCCATTGAAGTGTGGGTGCGAAATGGTGAGGTTGAGAGTGTTCATCCGAACTGA
- a CDS encoding LysR family transcriptional regulator yields MDLEIRHLRVLRAIADTGSVTKAASLLGLAQPAVTAQLQRIERALGGPLFDRDRRGATPTALGELVLARARVVLPAMKGLQEDAAQLAGHRSRPTQWRIGAVNGPILGGLISRLASLEDSLEVLTHPSHWADKLAEMAAERKLDFCIVGVCGDTIPGPAESGLVWREIATDAIFVMLPETHPLARRWEIDLAELSDAQWASMPGDGCFGDCFAAACARSGFSPRTMYEMDFGNAIDVVLAGHAVGLCKATFRRVDGVATVPIAGGPLRWRHLLGWHPRSEAARFAETMHTHAAAAYEESADRNPHYIEWRKAYPQFGPGVPSHDDMTKIISI; encoded by the coding sequence ATGGACCTGGAGATACGGCATCTGAGAGTGCTGCGGGCGATCGCGGACACCGGCAGTGTGACAAAAGCAGCGTCGCTTCTCGGGCTGGCCCAGCCTGCTGTCACCGCGCAGCTCCAACGGATCGAGCGAGCGCTGGGCGGCCCTCTCTTCGACCGCGACCGACGCGGGGCCACACCGACGGCGCTCGGGGAGCTCGTGCTCGCCCGCGCCCGGGTGGTGCTGCCCGCGATGAAGGGCCTCCAGGAGGACGCGGCGCAGCTCGCCGGTCACCGGTCCCGGCCGACCCAGTGGCGCATCGGCGCGGTCAACGGACCGATCCTCGGCGGCCTCATCTCCCGGCTCGCCTCGCTGGAGGACAGCTTGGAGGTGCTGACCCATCCGTCGCACTGGGCCGACAAGCTCGCCGAGATGGCCGCCGAGCGCAAGCTCGACTTCTGCATCGTCGGCGTCTGCGGCGACACCATCCCCGGCCCGGCCGAGAGCGGCCTGGTGTGGCGCGAGATCGCGACCGACGCCATTTTCGTGATGCTGCCGGAAACGCATCCATTGGCCCGGCGCTGGGAGATCGACCTGGCGGAGCTGTCGGATGCGCAGTGGGCGAGCATGCCCGGCGACGGCTGCTTCGGCGACTGCTTCGCCGCCGCCTGCGCGCGATCGGGCTTCTCCCCCCGCACCATGTACGAGATGGACTTCGGCAACGCCATCGACGTGGTGCTGGCGGGGCATGCCGTGGGGCTGTGCAAGGCGACCTTCCGCCGGGTGGATGGCGTCGCGACGGTGCCGATCGCCGGTGGGCCACTGCGCTGGCGACACCTGCTCGGCTGGCACCCGCGCAGCGAGGCGGCCCGGTTCGCTGAGACGATGCACACCCACGCCGCTGCGGCCTACGAGGAGTCCGCCGACCGCAACCCGCACTACATCGAGTGGCGCAAGGCCTACCCGCAGTTCGGACCCGGCGTTCCATCGCATGACGATATGACGAAAATAATATCTATCTAG